A region of the Phaeodactylum tricornutum CCAP 1055/1 chromosome 1, whole genome shotgun sequence genome:
ATCGTACAAAATAATGTTAATTCACACTTCTCCGCCACACATTCTTTATATCTGTCCTCTTGTGAATCCAATGCAGGGACAAGCCTTATGGTTCCAGGAAATATACATCAAAGCCTAGTTACGGCACATTCCTCCGGACGACTGAGCTTTTCTTTGAACCCTGTAGTCTATAGAAATGATTTCGCTTGAGCCAGAAAATGGGACAAGTTTTGTGAACGCAACACGCGTTCGTTTGGAGGTACTCAATGCCGCGCATAGCAACCTGAAATCCTTTTCACTCGTCTTTCTTGCCTTCAATGGATGTCACCGTCGTTCTCTATAGTCGGAAAGTTGTAGGACTTATGGCAACAATTTTATTGCAAGCACAGTTAGCGTCAGCTAGCGATGAAGAAGGCATCCCAAGAagtcttttcctttggacAACAACTATcaagaaaacaatgaacAATGCAGATCAGAATCATTAACTGTAATAGCGATAAACTTGAATTAGGCAACGTCGTCATTTGCTGTCCCTGGAATAAAAAAAAGGAATTTGGATCGCCCAAATCACAAATCGTATCCACTCGCATCTGGTATAAAAAAATGAAGTTACTTGCTTGGCACTATGCTCCACGAAGCAATAAAACAATTCAGTCGACAAGGAGCTGGGTTCTCAACTCGTCCAAAGATCGACTGAACCATCCGGTGTGCGAACATGATTGATGCAATCCATGTCAAGAGTTTCTGTAGTACTCCAAGAACGAGCCTGCTCTCTGTACTTGATGTGACAACTTTCTGAGCAGTGAATCTGAAAGTATAACACACATCTCATTCGTTTTCCTGCCGCATTCCGAGTCCTCAATCGAACGAGCACGCCCATTTTATCTATTTCAACGCTGCGAGATTCAACTCGTCTCGAAGAACGGATATTAGTACCTCCAAGTCTTTTGATGTATACATCGTCTGTATTGGAAGCCAATGGGTGCGAAGATACCCTGCATTCCCAAACAGATCCCATTCTTGCCTAGCTGGTTCTATACTGTGTATGTCGACACCCATGCTTCCCGTGTCGTCGTAGAAAAAAATAAGGGAGGAACCCGATGCGACGAAGATAGCGGTCACGTCTTCGTCTCTTGAAAGCGTGATAAAGACCGACGATTCGCTCGCTATTCGGGCCTGTTGATTGACCTCGACGTCCTCAAAATTGAAGCTATTTACAAGTACCGTATCGACAGCGAATGCATTTCGAACCTTTTCTATCTGCTCAGAAAAGTCATAACTTATTCCATCCCCAATTGTTCTGGGAAGGGAAAAGGTAATGACAAACCGATTTGTTGACAGGGACTTTGAATCGTATGCAATAGCAAGATTGTCCATCATATATTTTCGAAATTGTTGTAGAACAACTCCGTGTCCAATTTGGTGCGTGTGATTCAAGGCCTCTCGACTCCAAGTGTGCATTTGAGTACCTTGTTTTGACAACATTCCTATTCCAGCGACACCGTGCTTCGCGCAGACAATATTCGATTTACTCGTTCCTTGAGTCTTTAAATTTAAGCGAAAATCGTTTTGAGTCGAAAACTGTATCGGGGAGATACCCATTGCTGGCAAGAACTTCCGAAACAATCTTTCGCAACTCGAGCGCGTAACTTCATCATGATCGCAAGTTTCCGGGAGCGAACCGATCACTATGCGTGTAAGCAGCAACTTCCTCTCCTCCTGATGCTGACCGAACATTGACAAAAGAGTGAAGATTGGCAAAAAATCGTTCAACACCAAATGTCCTGCATTCATGGCCGAAAATAAATGAAATGGCACCCATACGATATCAGCAGGTAACTCGTAGTAGCCCGAGCCAGGAGGACGGCTGCGTTTTTCGGGAAACCATTCAAGCAGGTATTTGTTGCCTTTCCATTTAGGATTGACGGCACCGAGGGCAACTGAACTTTCGGATAGTGTCGATAAGGTGACCAATCTATCGCGACCCTTTCGTATCTGTTCGGTAAGTCTTTGTTCAAAAATCGATGGATACAAGACAAAGTTTCTTGTTCCCACATCAAAACAAAGGTTTCGAAATTGGCAAGACCGGTACAACCAACTGTCCGCTCCGAAATTCTCACCAACACAGTGAACTGTGGATCGCATAGACGCCGCATTTTCTCGATAGTATATAGAATGCCCATTAAACGACCCATCTGGTTGGGAATGTTCTATAGTACTCGCTGAACTTTCCGGTGTGCGAGACAGCCCTACAGCAGCTTGACCTTCTATACCGCCATCTCTTTGTGAGAAAATAGGAAATGCGTAGTGTTGCGAAAGGGCAGTAACCGCAATGCCTACGGCCACCATGTAGAGATACACCGAACATTCTTTCGAAACTGCATCCCTACAACGTTTGCGATTCGCAAACGtcggcttttgcttctcctGAGAAAAGCTTGCAACTCTTCTTTGGCTCTCCTTTGACCGCGGAGCCAAAGATCGTACCCTCGCGACTGTATCTAAAGTCCTCTTCTCGCACAGACTAGAAACTCCCACAATCTCAATCGCCTCATTCCGGTCGGTAGACCGATCATTGAGCGCTGTCattcttgtccttttctaTCGGTACGCCTAGGCAACCGGAATGTCTTTCGCAATTTCTTTTCTGCCTAACAGTAATCTATGCAACCACACGCCATTCACTGTGAACAAACGAGGGAAAAAAGGGCAAAGGCATTTTTGTTTCTCGAGGACTCGACGAGGGTGTTTCCCCAACACAAATTTCAAAAGTGTCAAGGGCCTACTAGTACCGCAAAGTCAAAGAAAAGAATAGCACAATAAGCGAACTTCGAAAAAGTCGTCAACCCTTATATAAGGTATCGCCAGAACGAGAGCTTTGTCATTTTCTCTCGGAAAAGTCCGAAGACGGGATCAAGACAATCTCAACTCCAGAGAAGATTGTTGTGCTAAATCTTCAAGCTcctattcacagtcacatttATCCAACCACTGtagtttactgttaggccAAATACATGTCTCGCTAACCGTAAGACCAAGGGCCAGGATAATTCCGCAAAGAAGGAACGTCCTTACCCACGAGCAGAAACAAACAAGTTCACCGTATAGCAATTAAGACGTTGCGATAGTATCGAAGGCACATTTGTactcatttacagttaaactACAAAAGGTAACCCTCAAGTGAGCCGTCCCAAGATGGGGgaatttacagtcaatcgaaCGCTCTGGGAATTTGAGGACGCGGTGACCGAGGTTTTGCcagttcttcttcttgcagCACATCCATTGTGATCCAAATAACGCGTAGAGTTTGCGAAACTACAGCACGATCGATGGCTGAACCCTCCTTGACCAACTCGGGATGATTTTCTAGAATGTTTTCCGCCTCGAAAGCTTTTCCAGTAGCTTTTAGTTCCACAAGCTCGGGTAGTAGCGGTTGGTACTGTTTGGAGATATGGGCGTCTGCCTCCCAAGAACTCGCGTCCACTTTTTTCCAGTCGAGATGCGCCAGTGTTAAATAAATGGCATGGATCCAGTTTCTTCGCAGCTGTATCTCTTCGTCCATAAGTAGCCGTCCAGCGGATTGATTTTCGCAGCTATCGACTTTTTGTATCAAGGATGTGGGGCCGAGGAGGAGTTCATAACCTGCCTTGGTGGACACGATGAAAAGTTTCAATATATCTACATACCTAGAAAAGGAGTAGGAAACGTACATAAGCGGTTCATTGTTGTACAACGCGGCCCAACGTTTTTCATAAATCCCACGGCTTACCCCTTTGCCAACTGCATGCAAGCTTCTACAAATGATCTCTCGATCAGAGCCGCGACTCTATCGGGTGTTAGTGGTTCGTTgtctttttcgctttcttctttaGATGACAATGAGCGCTTGCTCCTCGTTGGCCAGCAAAGGGGGTCGCACTGGTGATACCTTGAATTTCGGTGCAAGGCGTTTCCCAACGAATGTGCCGGTTGAAAGCATCGAAGGGCCGGCCGAAAAGCCACACAGACGCCGGACCACACGAGTGCCGCTGGGACCCACAGTATAATCAGGGTTGATAGACCAGTCACTCTTTTCATGTTGGGAGAACCACTATCGAGGAAACCTTTGCAATCGACAGGAAGAAGTTAAATTTCGTCTCGGTCCGCGCCGAGCATGAAAATAACGTTAGTCGTCAACGTCCAGAAAAGGGAACCCTTATACCGGTCGGATGATCGGGCCCGGGTGGGATGGATAGGTTTGGATTGGCTTTCTCGTCGTAGCAAAAGAGCAACCCAAAGGTCCAGCAGATCAACCCTATTTCAGGTTTGGTAGAGGCCATGTCATGTGTGGTGGAGTCAGTGATAACGCGATGACGGACTTTTCCTGTTAACGCATTCCAGTTGTGCGTCACGATCCATTACAATTAGTTGATGAAACTGGAGTCATGACGCAATCATTTTAGGATCAAGCAGAATGTCCTATTGATATGTTCTGACATTGGTCCCATAAATATACTTATGTATTTTCACCCAAGACAATCCAGAGGGTTCGAGGAGGTTCCAAGTTCGTCCAGCACAAACTTTGGAAAACTACGCGGGCAAGGTGTACCTAGCAGTAATTGCATTCGCGCACGATGTTTCTGCTGACGATGTTCCATCCGGTTCGGAGAAACCAGGTATGACCACACAAATCTCATGGAACGAGTTTTGGATTTGCGATATTCCATCGATCAGATCGCTCCCTTTCTCGAAGGAACGAAAGCCAACAATCCTGTTGCCATGACATCCATGACCAGACGACGAGACACAACCGCAGCAAAGCGGAGAGCGCGCGTGGGCGATGTTGTTACCGTAGATTTGAACTTGCAAGCCGTCGATTTCGTGCCCGATTCGCTCTTTGACCGAAGCGGTAGCATTGCGTTTGTACTGGGATGGGGCAACTACTTGCCTGGTCTTCACGAACTAGTGGAAGGCTGCGCCGTTGGAGACGTCGTTCAGAATGTGCCGATTGACGCCGGCTGGGGCGATCGCCAAGACGACTTGATATTTCGGGTGCCAACGTCCAAGCTGGGCAACGTTGCGCGAACTGGTCCTCTCAAGGTCGGCACCAGCTTGCACCTACGCGGAGGAGTCGAAGTCCACGTCACGGAACTGCACGACAATGAAGTGGTACTGGATGCGAATCCCCCCATGGCGGGAGCGAGCTATTCTTGTTCCTTCACTGTGCAGAACATTGAGCCGGTACCTCAACATCGAACAGTTTATCACGCAACAAATGACGAAGAATCTAGGATCGAGGTGGCAACGTTTGCTCTAGGATGTTTCTGGGGTGCAGAATTGGCCTTCCTTCGCGTCCAAGGCGTTGTCGGGACCAAAGTCGGTTATTCGCAAGGGATTACTCGCGATCCAACCTACGAAAAAGTATGTTCCGGTGGCACTCAACATCGCGAAGCGGTCATGGTGGTCTACGACGCTAACGTCGTTTCGTACGCAACCTTACTGGGCGTGGCGATGGAAAGACTCGCCGTCACGACGTCGTCCTACGATACCTATCGCATGTTTGAACAGGACGAGGACAGTCGGCAGTACAAACACGGAGTCTACTATCACAACCCCGAGCAGCAACGTCTCGCTCACGAGTTTTCGGAATCCAGCAACAACCGATTCGGCATCGAGCTCCTGATGGCTTCCACTTTTTACGACGCGGAAGAAGATCACCAAAAGTATCTTTACAAGGGTGGCCAGAGCGCGCGCAAGGGAGCCAAGGAAACCATCCGGTGTTTCGGGTGAAACGATTTATTGACGGCTCCCATCAGATTCGATATCTCATTATACATAATGTCTCTAATAATAGAATAGAAGTTTGGAAGACCCTTCGTAGTCAGACCGCCTACCCATACTTGTGTTACTGTCAAACAATTTCACTGAACTTTGTTCATATTTTCGTATCGGGCGTTCCTTCTTAAAGTGAAAATCTTTTTGTTGTAATCTGGGACCTCACACTTGCGGTTCCATTTCAGGTTACATTGCCGATAATGCCCGCGCGTGTTTGGCCCGCGAGGTCGTCCATAATTGTTTAGCTCGTGCTCGTGCCCAATCCCGTATCGAAGTCGTTCCGGTTTCTGATCATTCCCAATCCTACGTGACGGTATATTGTAAATCGTAGTCACCGCAATCGGCTTTCCCAATAGAGGGGCCTTTTTTCATCCGTTGGAACCGGGTTGTGTCGTAGCAGTGACCGATCCTGAGATGTAGTATCGTCCTCCGCGactttcctcgtcgtcgttcgtgGAATATTTGTCGGTCGCCTGGCTACGTTTGGCACTTTTCTCCCGGTCCTCATCGATCGCTTGTTTTCCCTCTCTCGAACAGTTGAGTGTCCTTTCccttttgtgttgcttcCCTCCCCAAATACACGTTTCTACACATTATTTTTCTCTCTCCGTTTCCACTGACACCATGGCACTGAGCGAAGATCAGAACTGGACGAAAGAGCAGCTAATGGGTGGCGGTACCGCCGAGCAACCTTCcccgagcaagaaaaagggcaaAGGCGTCGAGGAAGACCCGATGCTGTGGGGCATTCCGGGCCATTTGACGTCGGACGAAGCCGATACGTTCGCAAAGTTTCGCGCCGAAGTTCTGAAACGGGACGGTGACTTTCGCGACACGGTGTACTGCtttggcgaagaagaaggcgagGTGTGGGCGCTCGGGCGTTGGTTGCGAGCGCGCAAGTTCGTCTACGACGACGTCATCGCTATGGTGCAGGAAGCGACGGAGACACGgaaagaagccaaagccaAAGACTTTTATCCAGACCCTGTCGAAGCCCTACATGTTGATACCAGTCTCTATTTTGCACAGTACCCGCAGCTCTATTCTGGAGTGGCCAAGAATGGAGCACCGCTCTTCATCTCCAAACCGGGTATTCTTAACGTGGACGGTGTGGAATGCATTACTACCCTCGACGGAATCTTGAAATTTCATTGGTATGTCATGATGCATGACTTTGCCAATCGTCTTCGGGACCAAAAGAAGAACAATCCAGGCTTCAAACGGTACGCATACGATACTGTAGTGTGGATCCCGGATTGGATTCGCAGCGAGGTCTCACCCTCGAATCTTCCTTGGTTTTTTGCAGATTTGAATGCGTCTGCATCCTCGACTTGTCGCAACTCACTGCGTCAAAGCTAACTCGACGTGCCTTGGCCATTATCAAAGAACAGGCCGCCGTCGATGCGATTTGCTTTCCTGAAACCATGTGCAAAATGTTCATTGTCAACGCCCCTACGTTCTTCACCGCGACCTGGCGACTCATCCGGGGATGGTTGGACGCACGTACCGCGGGCAAGATTGATGTCATCTCCAGTCGCGCCACgatggaaaagaagctcTTGGACTTTGTGGACGCCGATCAATTGCCGTCGGACTATGGTGGTAAGGGACAGGATACCAACGTTACGTTGACCCAGAGCATGGCAGGCGCGGCACGGCGTCTCGTCACCAACGTCATGTATTTGCGCGGACACGGATCGGAGGTTTGTCTCATCCATGCgaacgaagaagccgaaatcgAAGTCTTTACCAACTCGAGCGCGGGTGCCAAGTTTTCCGTCACGGACGCGGATGCCAAATCGCACATCGTCGACAACGTGCTCGTTCAGCACGTCGGTAGTGGTGTCGAAAGCGAGCAGCCCTCGCGGAAAGTGATTACGAGCCAGCGTATTACGGGACCCGCCAACGTCAAGGTCAAGGCCGATTCCAATGCGGGACGCTTTAGCACGCAGAACTTTCTCATTGTCTTTTCCATTTACAAAAAATGAGAACTCAGCGCGGCAGCCTACTCACTAAGAAGCGCCTAACGCTACACAACATACTCCAACTAATATAAAGATCTCTATGAAGCAACGTGACCATCACTGTAACGCAGACTATTCCCCAAAAGATCATGTTTGGTTGTTTCCACTAGTCTTTACCACGCCACATGCGCAAAGCGGCTTCGGCCCGCTCCAGCGGACCCTTTTGTAGTGGTCGTTTTCGCTGCGAGGAAGCGCAGTGTTCAGCCATCGTTTGATCCACCCGGAGCCCAGGGACGCTCATACGATCCCTCGCCGCCTCAATAGCCTTTTCGTCGGTCGGGGCGACCGCATTCATGTCCGACTCCATACTATCCACCAAATCATAAATTTCCTTCTCCTTGCTGGGATTGACGAGATGGTACAAGTCACCGACAACGTACTTGGTGATAGCCATGTTGCGGACGCGCTTTTGCAGCATGAGGATAAAGTCGTTTACTTCGCTCTTGGACTGGCCAGAAGCAACTGTCAAGAGCTCAACGATGGTATCCAAAAGACCAAACTCTCGCTCAATCACACGCTTCAGAGTGGGAGTGGATTCCGATAAGCCGTCAAAGTAATCCCTCATTGTCGTCACGTCGCCACGCATACGATGAATCGCCTTTTCGGTATTGCTAAACATCGAACCGCGTCCACCGTGATACTTGGAACGGGTCAAGAGGCACTTGAGGTAGAAATTCACCGACGCGGAGATTTGTGCTTCAATAGTCCTTTGTACCATgacttcgtccaaaaaggtTTCGAGGTCTTCCATAAAGTCATCCAAGGTACGGACGATCGTCAAGGCAAGTTCGTTGTTCGTCAAAACGTCCAGCCATTCTTCGCCAAACAGTTCGTCGGCAACTTCCTCTTCaatgggttggaagcagtATAAATGCGTCTTTTGGGCAGCATACACTGCATCCCCACTGTACAGGCCCAAAAGGGCGGCAGTTTGTTCTTCTAGCGTGGCGGTCCCTTCATTGGTCAGGTTGCACTCCTCCTTGATCTCTTCGACGAGTTCTTCGCATTTTTCACTCATACGAATAAAATCGTTCGAAGCCGCACAGCAAGTCTCCAAATCGATACAGAAACGGTCACGACACTCAATTTGCTTCTCGTACAAATTCTTGAAGATGACACCGACCGCTTGAACCAACGCTTCGGATCGTCGGGTGAGGCGCTCCCGAATAGTTCGGAGCTGCACGCCAGCCACCGAATAAACGTCCTCGCAAAGGGACGTGACCAGAAAGCCTTCGGCTGTCTGGCTCTTTTCGTGTTGCGCCCTGTGTGTCGATTAGAGAGTGAGACAtgttgtcgacgacaaaaCTATCCTTATTTCCACCCACTTTATACGTACTCGTAAACGTTGTTGAGCCATTCTTCCGTCTGTTCTTTTGTTCGAAAAAGGAATTCGTCCTTGGCCAGGTCGTGTACTTCCCACAAAGTATTGTTCACCCAGGCCAAACTATCGCGAGCAAGCTCGATGTCGACTGTTTTGCTGTCGTCTCCCAATAATTTGGGCGC
Encoded here:
- a CDS encoding predicted protein, whose amino-acid sequence is MTALNDRSTDRNEAIEIVGVSSLCEKRTLDTVARVRSLAPRSKESQRRVASFSQEKQKPTFANRKRCRDAVSKECSVYLYMVAVGIAVTALSQHYAFPIFSQRDGGIEGQAAVGLSRTPESSASTIEHSQPDGSFNGHSIYYRENAASMRSTVHCVGENFGADSWLYRSCQFRNLCFDVGTRNFVLYPSIFEQRLTEQIRKGRDRLVTLSTLSESSVALGAVNPKWKGNKYLLEWFPEKRSRPPGSGYYELPADIVWVPFHLFSAMNAGHLVLNDFLPIFTLLSMFGQHQEERKLLLTRIVIGSLPETCDHDEVTRSSCERLFRKFLPAMGISPIQFSTQNDFRLNLKTQGTSKSNIVCAKHGVAGIGMLSKQGTQMHTWSREALNHTHQIGHGVVLQQFRKYMMDNLAIAYDSKSLSTNRFVITFSLPRTIGDGISYDFSEQIEKVRNAFAVDTVLVNSFNFEDVEVNQQARIASESSVFITLSRDEDVTAIFVASGSSLIFFYDDTGSMGVDIHSIEPARQEWDLFGNAGYLRTHWLPIQTMYTSKDLEVLISVLRDELNLAALK
- a CDS encoding predicted protein; this encodes MKRVTGLSTLIILWVPAALVWSGVCVAFRPALRCFQPAHSLGNALHRNSRYHQCDPLCWPTRSKRSLSSKEESEKDNEPLTPDRVAALIERSFVEACMQLAKGYVDILKLFIVSTKAGYELLLGPTSLIQKVDSCENQSAGRLLMDEEIQLRRNWIHAIYLTLAHLDWKKVDASSWEADAHISKQYQPLLPELVELKATGKAFEAENILENHPELVKEGSAIDRAVVSQTLRVIWITMDVLQEEELAKPRSPRPQIPRAFD
- a CDS encoding predicted protein, which encodes EVATFALGCFWGAELAFLRVQGVVGTKVGYSQGITRDPTYEKVCSGGTQHREAVMVVYDANVVSYATLLGVAMERLAVTTSSYDTYRMFEQDEDSRQYKHGVYYHNPEQQRLAHEFSESSNNRFGIELLMASTFYDAEEDHQKYLYKGGQSARKGAKETIRCFG
- a CDS encoding predicted protein yields the protein MALSEDQNWTKEQLMGGGTAEQPSPSKKKGKGVEEDPMLWGIPGHLTSDEADTFAKFRAEVLKRDGDFRDTVYCFGEEEGEVWALGRWLRARKFVYDDVIAMVQEATETRKEAKAKDFYPDPVEALHVDTSLYFAQYPQLYSGVAKNGAPLFISKPGILNVDGVECITTLDGILKFHWYVMMHDFANRLRDQKKNNPGFKRVDPGLDSQRGLTLESSLVFCRFECVCILDLSQLTASKLTRRALAIIKEQAAVDAICFPETMCKMFIVNAPTFFTATWRLIRGWLDARTAGKIDVISSRATMEKKLLDFVDADQLPSDYGGKGQDTNVTLTQSMAGAARRLVTNVMYLRGHGSEVCLIHANEEAEIEVFTNSSAGAKFSVTDADAKSHIVDNVLVQHVGSGVESEQPSRKVITSQRITGPANVKVKADSNAGRFSTQNFLIVFSIYKK